From Xenopus tropicalis strain Nigerian chromosome 3, UCB_Xtro_10.0, whole genome shotgun sequence, the proteins below share one genomic window:
- the hrh2 gene encoding histamine H2 receptor has protein sequence MCSVIEDGNTDSVVTCWKSVLYNVLIGAVLVLIIIITICGNVVVCLAVGLDRKLRSMTNCFIVSLAITDLLLGILVLPFSALNLLHEEWPFGATFCNIYTSLDVMLCTASILNLFMISLDRYYGVTAPLRYSMHVTPFRVAIAMCVIWVVSLMVSFLPIHLGWNTKDKSIQNYRDSNDKECKLELNKEYVLVDGLLTFYLPLSIMCLMYYRIFKIAREQAKRINHANCCNALSPTLPTVREHKATVTLAAVMGAFIICWFPYFTVFTYEGVNETDVDETAFLIVLWLGYANSALNPILYAALNRDFRTAYQRLLHCRRVGPQNHETPLTLLHIRRSEDRTHQIMQNTQGEKLNMVHNMNGKEGRPFITNTVERERSRLCSKCVDFVT, from the coding sequence ATGTGCTCTGTCATAGAGGATGGCAATACGGATTCTGTAGTTACATGTTGGAAGAGCGTTCTCTACAATGTTCTTATCGGTGCGGTGCTTGTTctgatcatcatcatcaccatatGTGGTAACGTGGTGGTATGTCTAGCTGTGGGCCTGGACCGCAAGCTTCGTAGCATGACAAATTGTTTTATTGTGTCACTGGCTATAACAGACCTTTTGTTGGGTATTTTGGTACTACCATTTTCTGCCTTAAACCTCTTACATGAAGAATGGCCTTTTGGGGCCACCTTCTGCAACATTTACACAAGCCTGGACGTCATGCTGTGTACAGCCTCAATTCTTAATCTGTTCATGATCAGTTTAGATCGATACTATGGGGTCACTGCCCCACTTCGCTATTCCATGCACGTAACACCTTTCCGTGTGGCTATAGCTATGTGTGTGATATGGGTGGTTTCCCTCATGGTATCTTTTCTCCCTATTCACCTAGGATGGAATACAAAAGATAAATCTATTCAGAACTATAGAGACAGCAACGACAAGGAATGTAAATTGGAACTGAACAAAGAATATGTCTTAGTTGATGGTCTGCTAACATTCTACCTCCCATTAAGCATCATGTGTCTCATGTACTACAGAATCTTTAAAATCGCTAGGGAGCAAGCCAAAAGGATTAATCACGCCAACTGTTGCAATGCACTAAGCCCCACATTACCTACTGTTCGAGAACATAAAGCTACTGTTACTTTGGCAGCTGTCATGGGGGCTTTTATCATTTGTTGGTTTCCTTATTTTACTGTGTTTACTTATGAAGGGGTGAATGAAACTGATGTAGATGAGACAGCTTTCTTAATAGTATTGTGGTTGGGTTATGCCAACTCAGCACTCAATCCAATATTATATGCTGCTCTGAATAGAGATTTTCGCACTGCATACCAGCGATTATTGCACTGTCGGAGAGTCGGGCCTCAGAACCATGAAACCCCACTGACATTACTTCATATTCGTCGTTCTGAGGACAGGACACATCAAATTATGCAAAACACACAAGGAGAAAAACTAAACATGGTTCACAATATGAATGGAAAAGAGGGAAGGCCATTTATCACAAACACAGTAGAAAG